GCCGCGGACGCGCCGGCCAACCAGCAGACCAACTTCGCCTCGCGGCCGATGACCGGCGACGAGTACATCGAGAGCCTCCGCGACGGCCGGGAGATCTACCTCCACGGCGAGCGGGTCGAGGACGTCACCACGCACCCGGCCTTCCGCAACCCGATCCGCATGACCGCCCGCCTGTACGACGCCCTCCACACCGGTCCGCACGTGGACGAGCTGACCGTCCCCACCGACACGGGCAACGGCGGCGTCACGATGCCCTTCTTCAAGACGCCGACGTCGTCGGCCGACCTGCTCAAGGAGCGCGACGCGATCGCGCGGTGGGCGAAGATGACGTGGGGGTGGATGGGCCGCAGCCCCGACTACAAGGCCAGCTTCCTCGGCACCCTGCACGCCAACAAGGAGCTCTACGCGCCCTTCCAGGCCAACGCCGAGCGGTGGTACCGCGAGTCGCAGGAGAAGGTCCTCTACTGGAACCACGCGATCATCAACCCGCCGGTCGACCGCAACCTGCCGCCCGACGAGGTGGGCGACGTCTACATGAAGGTCGAGAAGGAGACCGACGCCGGCCTCGTCGTGTCCGGCGCGAAGGTCGTCGCGACCGGCTCGGCGATCACCAACTACAACTTCATCGCCCACTACGGCCTGCCGATCCGCAAGAAGCAGTTCGCGCTGATCTGCACCGTCCCGATGGACGCGCCCGGCATCAAGCTGATCTGCCGGTCGTCGTACACGGAGCAGGCGGCGCTCAACGGCGAGCCCTTCGACTACCCGCTGTCGAGCCGGATGGACGAGAACGACACCATCTTCATCTTCGACAAGGTGCTGGTGCCCTGGGAGAACGTCTTCATGTACGGCGACGTGGACCGCATCAACGCGTTCTTCCCGCAGTCCGGCTTCCTCCCGCGCTTCACCTTCCAGGGCTGCACCCGCCTCGCGGTGAAGCTCGACTTCATCGCCGGCCTGCTGCTCAAGGCGCTCGAGGCCACCGGCTCCGGCGACTTCCGCGGCGTGCAGACCCGCGTCGGCGAGGTCATCGGCTGGCGCAACCTGTTCTGGTCGCTCACCGAGTCGATGGCCCGCGACCCCGAGCCGTGGGTGGGCGATGCGGTCATCCCCAAGCTGGAGTACGGCCTGACCTACCGGATGTTCATGATCCACGGCTACCCGCGGGTGAAGGAGATCATCGAGCAGGACGTGGCCTCCGGCCTGATCTACCTGCCGTCCGGCGCCGCCGACTTCAAGTCCGCCGAGGTGCGGCCCTACCTCGACAAGTACGTCCGCGGCTCCAACGGCGTCACCGCCGTCGACCGGGTCAAGGTCATGAAGGCGCTGTGGGACTCGATCGGCTCCGAGTTCGGCGGCCGCCACGAGCTCTACGAGCGCAACTACTCCGGCAACCACGAGAACGTGAAGGCCGAGCTCCTCTTCGCCGCCCAGAACCGCGGCGACGTCGCGCAGATGAAGGGCTTCGCGGACGAGTTCCTCGCCGAGTACGACCTCGACGGCTGGACGGTCCCCGACCTGTTCTGAGCCACCCGGTGGTCGAGGAGGCCGTCGGCCAACCCTCCGTAGGAAGGTCCGCCGTGGGGGCGTCACGAGACCCCCGCAGCCGCCCACCCGCTGGCCCGTCGCGATCCACCCCGCGACGGGTCAGCGGCGCTCGTCGTACCCGCCCTCGGGCGGCACCATCTCCAGCCGTACGCCGAGCAGGCGCACCGGGCGGTCGCGCTCGACCCGGTCGAGGAGCGCCACGGCGGCGTCGGCGAGCACGTCCGGGTCGGTCGTCGGCGCGGGGAGCTTGTGGCTGCGGCTGACGGTGAAGAACGGCCGGTAGCGCAGCTTGAGACCGACCCGGAAGGCCGGCCGGCCCTCGCGCTCGATGTCGGCCAGCACCCGCAGCGTGATCCGCCGGACCGCGGCCTCGACCTCGGCCCAGTCCTCGAGGTCGGCCTGGAAGGTCTCCTCGCGACCGTGCGCCCGCGGCACCCACGGGGTCGCGTCGACCGGGCTGGTGTCCACGCCGCGCCCGAGGCGGTGGAACCACGGACCCATGGTCGGGCCGAGCTCGGCGGCGAGCTCCGCGGCGTCGGAGCGGGCGAGCTGGTCGACGGTCTCGATCCCGAGCGCCGCGAGCCGGGCCGCCGTCTTCGAGCCCACGCCCCACAGCGCCCGGGTGGGCCGGTGGCCCATCTGCTCGAACCAGGTGTCGTCGGTGATCACGTGGACGCCCGGGTCCGGCTTGCCGAAGTCCGTGGCGATCTTGGCCTGCAGCTTGTTGTTGCCGATTCCGACGGAGCAGTGCAGGCGGGTGGCGGCCAGCACCTCGGCGCGGATCTCCTGCGCGAAGGCCACGACGTCGGCCTCGCCCGCCTCCCGCTCCCCTTCGGCCGCCACGAAAGCCTCGTCCCAGCCGAGCACCTGCACGACGACGGCCTGCCCGCCCCAGCGCAGCGAGCGGAGGGTCGCCATGACGTCGGCCGACGCGGCGTCGTACGCGGGGGCGTCGACGGGCAGGAACACGGCATCGGGGCACTTGCGGGCGGCCACCCGCAGCGGCATGCCGGACCCGACGCCGAAGGCCCGGGCCTCGTACGACGCCGTCGCCACCACGCCGCGCTCGGTCGGGTCGCCCCGGCCGCCGACCACCACGGGCAGGCCGGCGAGCTCCGGTCGCCGCAGCACCTCGACGGCAGCGATGAACTGGTCCAGGTCGACGTGCAGCACCCAGCGTCCCGAGCGCGCGCGGTCGTCCACCGCGGAGCCGCTCACCGACGGGCTGCGGACGGCGGCAGCCCGTACCTGCGGCGGTAGGCGGCCGCGAAGCGGCTCGCGCTGGAGAAGCCCCACCGGGCCGCCACGTCGCTGACCGTCGTCCGCGGCCCGGAGGTGAGGTCCGCGTGCGCCCGGGCGAGGCGCACGTCGAGGAGGTACTGGGTCGGCGTACGGCCCGTCCACTGCTGGAAGGCCTCCTGGAGCCGCCGCACGCTGGTGCCCGCGACGGCGGCCATGTCGCCCGCGGTCCACGGCCGGGCCGGGTCGTCGTGCAGCTGCTCCACCACCCGCCGCACGTGCCACGGCCGGGCCGGCACGGACCGCGCGTCGGCCGGGCGGCACAGGTCGACGAGGCCGGCGGCCACCGCGCCGGCGAGCTGCTGCCGGACCACGTCGCTGTCGGCGAAGAGGTCCGGGTCGTGCAGGTTGGTCGCGAGGCTGGCGACGAGGTGGCGCCAGGCCCGGCCGCGGCCCGACTCGAGCTGCACCTGGTCGGGCAGCAGGTCACGCACGCCCACCCGGTCGCTGCCGAGCAGCCGCTCCGCCTCGACGTCGAGCCAGGCGGCGTCGAACTTCACCCCGAGCACGGTGCAGGTCGCATCCCAGTGGCTGATCAGCGACGCCGTGTCGGACCGGAAGACCGTGCCCTGACCGGCGACCGAGGCGACGGTGCCGTGCCGTCCGCGACTCTCGATGTGCCCGGTGATCGGCATGTTGACCTCGTAGGCGCCCGGGTAGTCGCAGTCGATGGCGACGTCGGCGCCCCACCCCACGTGGCCGATCAGCACCGGGCCGAGGTCGAGGGTGCGCAGCGTCAGCCGCGGCTCGTGGACCCCGCCGACGAGCCGGAGCTCGTGGGGGAAGTAGGCCTCCGCCACGACTCGCGAGGCATTGCCCCAGTCGCGCGGCGCCCGCCCCCGGATCCGCTCGGACACGCCTCGCAATCTACCTGAGA
Above is a genomic segment from Nocardioides aromaticivorans containing:
- a CDS encoding 4-hydroxyphenylacetate 3-hydroxylase family protein, encoding MTDTLVPETALTDGPPTTNPAADAPANQQTNFASRPMTGDEYIESLRDGREIYLHGERVEDVTTHPAFRNPIRMTARLYDALHTGPHVDELTVPTDTGNGGVTMPFFKTPTSSADLLKERDAIARWAKMTWGWMGRSPDYKASFLGTLHANKELYAPFQANAERWYRESQEKVLYWNHAIINPPVDRNLPPDEVGDVYMKVEKETDAGLVVSGAKVVATGSAITNYNFIAHYGLPIRKKQFALICTVPMDAPGIKLICRSSYTEQAALNGEPFDYPLSSRMDENDTIFIFDKVLVPWENVFMYGDVDRINAFFPQSGFLPRFTFQGCTRLAVKLDFIAGLLLKALEATGSGDFRGVQTRVGEVIGWRNLFWSLTESMARDPEPWVGDAVIPKLEYGLTYRMFMIHGYPRVKEIIEQDVASGLIYLPSGAADFKSAEVRPYLDKYVRGSNGVTAVDRVKVMKALWDSIGSEFGGRHELYERNYSGNHENVKAELLFAAQNRGDVAQMKGFADEFLAEYDLDGWTVPDLF
- a CDS encoding DNA polymerase IV, whose protein sequence is MDDRARSGRWVLHVDLDQFIAAVEVLRRPELAGLPVVVGGRGDPTERGVVATASYEARAFGVGSGMPLRVAARKCPDAVFLPVDAPAYDAASADVMATLRSLRWGGQAVVVQVLGWDEAFVAAEGEREAGEADVVAFAQEIRAEVLAATRLHCSVGIGNNKLQAKIATDFGKPDPGVHVITDDTWFEQMGHRPTRALWGVGSKTAARLAALGIETVDQLARSDAAELAAELGPTMGPWFHRLGRGVDTSPVDATPWVPRAHGREETFQADLEDWAEVEAAVRRITLRVLADIEREGRPAFRVGLKLRYRPFFTVSRSHKLPAPTTDPDVLADAAVALLDRVERDRPVRLLGVRLEMVPPEGGYDERR
- a CDS encoding AraC family transcriptional regulator, which codes for MSERIRGRAPRDWGNASRVVAEAYFPHELRLVGGVHEPRLTLRTLDLGPVLIGHVGWGADVAIDCDYPGAYEVNMPITGHIESRGRHGTVASVAGQGTVFRSDTASLISHWDATCTVLGVKFDAAWLDVEAERLLGSDRVGVRDLLPDQVQLESGRGRAWRHLVASLATNLHDPDLFADSDVVRQQLAGAVAAGLVDLCRPADARSVPARPWHVRRVVEQLHDDPARPWTAGDMAAVAGTSVRRLQEAFQQWTGRTPTQYLLDVRLARAHADLTSGPRTTVSDVAARWGFSSASRFAAAYRRRYGLPPSAARR